One stretch of Leptospira mtsangambouensis DNA includes these proteins:
- a CDS encoding Acg family FMN-binding oxidoreductase has protein sequence MKLTRKSFLMNSFATGALVSLSTLQKNLYAYSGNDSNFHRKDPLGFAESLGFTKPLDQILITALLAPNSHNSQPWKIRRVSDSEFLLFGDKEKQLPEIDSLNRQFFHTHGCFLELAHLTADKLMFDTKISYFPKGKPGPKTFSNLPVAKFEIFPKTKCVHDFLFAGVPNRRMNRSVYSGDIITKEEMNDLQMLMGPTKHKLLFVNDPKQLESILPILDAAFTMETNRTESNELNRKWFRVSKEDIYTKRDGLTLEGNGLSGIKLWFAKTFFVDLSKETWHSTSSKEAGIQMFQKQVYSSKALVLFVTESSDEERSWLETGRDFMRFTLACAVRGIAFHTMNQAVEDYPESREFTKQLKTILGLKPKEQIQLIARMGRSSYEFDSPRRELSSFLI, from the coding sequence ATGAAGCTCACAAGAAAAAGTTTTCTAATGAATAGTTTTGCCACCGGTGCCTTGGTTTCGCTCTCTACACTGCAAAAAAACTTATATGCATACAGTGGAAACGATTCGAATTTTCACAGAAAGGATCCCTTAGGATTTGCAGAATCTTTAGGGTTTACCAAACCACTGGACCAAATCCTTATAACAGCTCTCCTAGCCCCGAATTCCCACAATTCCCAACCTTGGAAAATTAGGAGGGTGTCCGATTCTGAATTTTTACTTTTTGGTGACAAAGAAAAACAACTTCCAGAAATCGATTCCCTCAATCGGCAATTTTTCCATACACATGGTTGTTTTCTGGAACTTGCTCATTTAACAGCCGATAAACTAATGTTTGATACAAAAATCTCATACTTCCCCAAAGGAAAACCTGGACCAAAAACCTTTTCTAATTTGCCAGTTGCAAAATTCGAAATTTTCCCAAAAACAAAATGTGTTCATGATTTTTTATTTGCTGGTGTCCCCAATCGAAGAATGAACCGTTCCGTTTATTCTGGAGATATCATTACAAAAGAAGAAATGAATGACTTACAAATGTTAATGGGCCCGACTAAACATAAACTCCTCTTTGTGAATGACCCAAAACAATTAGAATCTATCTTACCCATTCTAGATGCAGCTTTTACTATGGAAACCAATCGTACGGAATCCAACGAACTGAATCGGAAATGGTTTCGTGTTTCGAAAGAAGATATTTATACAAAACGAGATGGGCTCACTTTAGAAGGGAATGGACTTTCAGGAATCAAACTTTGGTTTGCCAAAACCTTCTTTGTGGATTTATCAAAAGAAACATGGCATTCCACATCATCCAAAGAAGCAGGAATCCAAATGTTCCAAAAACAAGTGTATTCTTCTAAGGCTCTTGTTTTATTCGTCACAGAAAGTTCTGATGAGGAACGAAGTTGGTTGGAAACAGGTAGGGATTTTATGCGTTTCACCTTGGCTTGTGCAGTCAGAGGAATTGCCTTTCACACCATGAACCAAGCAGTCGAAGATTACCCAGAAAGTCGCGAGTTCACCAAACAACTGAAAACGATCCTTGGCTTAAAACCAAAAGAACAAATCCAACTAATCGCAAGGATGGGAAGGAGTTCTTATGAATTTGATTCTCCAAGAAGAGAATTGAGTAGTTTTCTAATTTAA
- a CDS encoding DsbA family oxidoreductase gives MSTNSEPFSIDIVSDVACPWCYVGKKKLELALQTVGDQILPQVRWRPFQLSPEIPEEGIDYKEHLTQKFGSLDRLDGAWQRLTDIGKSVGIPFRFEDIPKATNTLVLHALVAGLSTLEEQAKLVDLFFSANFTEGKDLTDKETIWKVAEPLYKDRDKFDAIFSDPELKENIRQEILYYHQNGISGVPYFIIGGKYAVSGAQDPSVFVEVIETVLKERKSEKQSQ, from the coding sequence ATGTCAACCAACTCTGAACCTTTTTCTATTGATATCGTGTCCGATGTAGCTTGTCCCTGGTGTTATGTAGGAAAAAAGAAACTGGAGTTGGCACTCCAAACAGTCGGCGATCAAATTCTCCCCCAGGTTCGATGGAGACCATTCCAACTTTCTCCAGAAATTCCAGAAGAAGGAATCGATTACAAAGAGCACCTAACACAAAAATTTGGTAGTTTGGATCGATTGGATGGAGCTTGGCAACGGTTGACAGATATCGGAAAATCGGTTGGAATACCTTTTCGATTTGAAGACATACCCAAAGCTACGAACACATTGGTCTTACATGCTCTTGTAGCTGGACTTTCTACTTTAGAAGAACAAGCAAAACTTGTGGATCTGTTTTTTTCTGCTAACTTTACCGAGGGAAAAGATCTCACCGACAAAGAAACCATTTGGAAAGTAGCAGAACCTTTGTACAAAGATCGTGATAAGTTTGATGCCATTTTTTCAGATCCAGAACTCAAAGAAAACATACGACAAGAAATTTTATATTACCATCAAAATGGAATTAGCGGTGTTCCTTATTTTATAATTGGTGGAAAGTATGCAGTGAGTGGGGCACAAGATCCCTCTGTATTTGTGGAAGTGATTGAGACTGTTTTAAAAGAACGCAAATCAGAAAAACAAAGTCAATAA
- a CDS encoding efflux RND transporter permease subunit, whose translation MKKIIHFFVYKPLVANLVFIFLFLAGMISVLSMKREAFPRVNFRQVRVLTVYPGASPVDVEKKVTIPIEEKLREVEGLDSVRSISRNSESDISIKIDLEHANPDGVVNDIRRAVDRVTNLPTQVKDRPIVTEQKSSNFPVLELAIHGAMDEMELQEMGRFIEDEMRKVSGVSRVDAFGKRKEEWRIRVDPELKKRYTLGFSDIINAISKRNISVPAGSFLRPITQDIRVTGEINEINDIKNIPVRSNETGNTILLSQVANVKDTYERPRVIAVVNGEPAYVLQIIKKDSADIIRTVQAVQERIDELKKQLPANIQFTELNNEGARAIKRLDVVITNSLQGLFLVVVVLILFFSFKDSLLTSLSLPLTLFATTIAFPIFDVSFNLVSMLGIIISLGMLVDNSIIISENIYKHRSRKIDSREAAVLGASELFVPIIGSYLTTVAAFLPMAFMSGIMGKFIWQIPFMVIVALTLSLFESFLLLPVRYAQFTSHEIKKRSKHREKFRSVLENGFESLKSGFTNFITKVVNRPFLALGSILIVFLSSCGLVGLMNFNLFPKEGIDYVMVRAEFPPDFSAQETTKQLQYFQPILNKIPKEEVQSIILKIGIQQTDPTDPLTRIGEQLGMAQIILVPETERKRTAQEIFGELEPDLKKLPGAVSVMVDLVVNGPPIGAAVTVAIEGRDYKILKQISNEMQSFLKKQEGVININDDYKPGREEIQIRMKDTASAITGIDTEITAYYVRTAMEGLEASNLRKGKDEVKIVIQNDDKFRDGMEDLDSIQISNKFGLLTPITAVTTKTTVQGIEALYHNDYEKAITVLADVNEAITSSSIVNGKIVDEFGNIGKKYPGYKIKFRGEQEETAKSMVSLLTAGVLAFFGIFAILAIIFNSIKKPILILLSIPLGFVGVVFGFLISGKALSFLAMIGIIGLAGVIVNASIVLVDTIQEFQAKGHGLYESLITASSERFRPILVTTLTTMAGMIPTAYAIGGSDPLLIPMTLSLAWGLGFGTFGSLIFIPASFSAYYKLKKRK comes from the coding sequence ATGAAAAAAATCATACATTTCTTCGTCTATAAACCATTAGTTGCCAATTTGGTTTTTATCTTTTTGTTCCTTGCGGGAATGATCTCTGTCCTTTCTATGAAACGAGAAGCATTCCCTCGGGTGAATTTTCGCCAGGTGCGAGTTCTGACTGTCTATCCTGGTGCAAGCCCAGTGGATGTGGAAAAAAAAGTAACCATTCCCATTGAAGAAAAGTTACGTGAAGTAGAAGGTTTGGATTCTGTTCGTTCTATTTCTCGTAACTCCGAATCAGATATCAGTATCAAAATTGATTTAGAACATGCAAATCCAGATGGTGTTGTGAATGACATCAGGCGCGCAGTAGATCGTGTCACCAATTTACCAACACAGGTAAAAGATCGTCCCATCGTCACTGAACAAAAAAGTTCCAACTTCCCCGTATTAGAGTTAGCCATTCATGGCGCTATGGATGAAATGGAACTTCAAGAAATGGGTCGATTCATCGAAGATGAAATGCGAAAAGTTTCTGGTGTTTCTCGTGTGGATGCATTTGGTAAACGAAAAGAAGAATGGCGCATTCGTGTTGATCCAGAATTAAAGAAAAGGTATACACTTGGTTTTTCCGATATCATCAATGCAATTTCGAAACGTAATATCAGTGTTCCAGCTGGATCTTTTTTACGACCCATCACCCAAGACATCCGAGTAACCGGTGAAATTAACGAAATCAACGATATAAAAAATATTCCGGTTCGTTCCAATGAAACAGGAAATACAATTCTTTTATCACAAGTTGCGAATGTAAAAGATACTTATGAAAGACCACGTGTGATCGCCGTTGTCAATGGAGAACCAGCTTACGTTCTTCAGATCATTAAAAAAGACAGCGCGGATATCATTCGTACGGTGCAAGCGGTTCAAGAACGAATTGATGAATTAAAGAAACAACTTCCAGCTAACATTCAGTTTACGGAATTGAATAATGAAGGGGCGCGTGCCATCAAACGTTTGGATGTGGTGATTACCAATTCATTGCAAGGTTTGTTTTTGGTTGTGGTGGTTCTCATTCTCTTTTTTAGTTTTAAAGATTCACTGCTCACAAGTCTTTCTTTGCCACTAACCTTATTTGCAACAACCATAGCATTCCCTATTTTTGATGTATCCTTCAACTTAGTTTCTATGCTCGGGATCATCATTTCTTTGGGGATGCTTGTAGATAATAGTATCATCATTTCCGAAAATATTTACAAACATAGATCTAGAAAAATCGATTCGAGAGAAGCTGCGGTTCTTGGTGCGAGTGAATTGTTTGTTCCTATCATTGGTTCTTATCTCACCACTGTTGCTGCATTTTTGCCAATGGCTTTTATGTCCGGAATTATGGGTAAATTCATTTGGCAGATTCCATTTATGGTGATTGTTGCTTTGACTTTATCCTTGTTTGAATCCTTTTTGTTACTTCCCGTTCGGTATGCTCAGTTCACATCTCATGAAATAAAAAAACGTTCGAAACATAGAGAAAAATTTCGTTCTGTTCTAGAAAACGGATTTGAGTCTTTAAAATCTGGATTTACAAATTTTATTACCAAGGTGGTGAACCGCCCTTTCCTAGCACTTGGATCCATTCTCATTGTTTTTTTATCTTCCTGTGGACTTGTCGGACTCATGAACTTCAATTTATTTCCTAAGGAAGGAATTGATTATGTTATGGTTCGTGCAGAATTTCCACCTGACTTCTCTGCTCAAGAAACCACCAAACAGTTGCAATATTTCCAACCAATTTTGAACAAAATTCCAAAAGAAGAAGTTCAAAGTATCATTTTAAAAATTGGAATCCAACAAACAGATCCAACCGATCCACTCACTCGGATTGGGGAACAACTTGGAATGGCACAGATCATTCTTGTTCCAGAAACAGAACGAAAACGAACAGCACAAGAAATCTTTGGTGAACTAGAACCTGATCTAAAAAAACTTCCAGGTGCAGTTTCTGTGATGGTGGATTTAGTAGTTAATGGTCCTCCTATCGGTGCTGCGGTCACGGTTGCGATTGAAGGTCGTGACTATAAAATTTTAAAACAAATTTCAAATGAAATGCAAAGTTTTTTAAAGAAACAAGAAGGTGTCATCAATATCAATGATGATTACAAACCTGGTAGAGAAGAAATTCAGATTCGAATGAAAGATACTGCTTCTGCCATTACCGGAATTGATACGGAAATTACTGCTTATTATGTTCGAACTGCGATGGAAGGATTAGAAGCATCTAACTTACGTAAAGGTAAAGATGAAGTAAAAATTGTCATTCAAAACGATGATAAATTCCGGGATGGAATGGAAGATTTGGATTCCATTCAAATTTCGAATAAATTTGGTCTCCTAACGCCCATTACTGCGGTCACTACAAAAACCACCGTTCAAGGGATCGAGGCTTTGTACCATAACGATTATGAAAAAGCAATTACTGTCCTTGCAGATGTAAACGAAGCGATCACTAGTTCTTCGATAGTAAATGGTAAAATCGTGGATGAGTTTGGAAATATTGGTAAAAAGTATCCCGGTTATAAAATTAAGTTTAGAGGAGAACAAGAAGAAACTGCCAAGTCGATGGTGTCACTTCTCACCGCTGGTGTTCTTGCCTTCTTTGGAATTTTCGCTATCCTTGCGATCATCTTCAATAGCATTAAAAAACCAATTCTCATCTTACTTTCCATTCCATTAGGTTTTGTGGGAGTGGTGTTTGGATTTTTAATTTCAGGAAAGGCTTTAAGTTTTCTTGCAATGATAGGTATCATTGGTCTTGCAGGGGTGATTGTGAACGCATCCATCGTTCTTGTGGATACCATCCAAGAATTCCAAGCAAAAGGTCATGGGTTGTATGAATCTCTCATCACTGCATCTTCTGAAAGATTTCGTCCGATTTTGGTGACAACACTCACAACGATGGCCGGAATGATTCCCACAGCGTATGCCATTGGTGGTTCGGATCCACTTCTCATACCAATGACACTTTCATTGGCCTGGGGACTTGGATTTGGAACTTTTGGATCCCTTATCTTTATCCCCGCTAGTTTTTCCGCTTATTACAAATTAAAAAAACGAAAATAA
- a CDS encoding DUF2804 domain-containing protein gives MPEIKKQIPLLKNDGTLTEEGWARSPFWTYNRESIAASALKIKEWDYYSILSPTKDFGITITASDLGYAGLFAICFLDFKRGIFKQIDTLSVLPLGKTGFPRVNNSGVVQFEDKKLKIRFEVKSGKRILEFESKSFEAPDGGKGVQGKIELSEPKMDSMNIATSWKENRKAFYYNTKINCMPAAGQVQVGNTSYQFDSQKDFGALDWGRGVWTYKNRWYWGSVSSWIGGKPFGLNLGYGFTDRTPASENVIFYDGKIHKLDEVNFIIDTKNYMAPWKFTSNNNRLDLDFTPIVDRNSYMNFLVIKTVQHQVFGMFNGTVVLDDGKTLKLQNILGFAEDVLNHY, from the coding sequence ATGCCTGAGATTAAAAAACAAATTCCTCTACTCAAAAATGACGGAACCCTGACAGAAGAAGGTTGGGCCAGGTCACCTTTTTGGACTTACAACAGAGAAAGTATCGCTGCCTCTGCATTGAAAATTAAAGAATGGGATTATTACTCCATTTTATCCCCGACAAAAGATTTTGGAATTACTATCACGGCATCTGATTTAGGTTATGCGGGACTATTTGCGATTTGTTTTTTGGACTTCAAACGAGGAATATTCAAACAAATTGATACACTTTCCGTTTTGCCTTTAGGTAAAACTGGATTTCCAAGAGTGAATAACAGTGGAGTCGTTCAGTTTGAGGATAAAAAACTAAAAATCCGATTTGAAGTCAAAAGCGGAAAACGAATTTTAGAATTTGAATCAAAATCATTTGAAGCCCCCGATGGAGGCAAAGGGGTCCAAGGAAAAATCGAACTTTCCGAACCAAAAATGGATTCGATGAATATCGCAACCTCTTGGAAAGAAAATAGAAAAGCATTCTACTATAATACCAAAATCAATTGTATGCCGGCAGCAGGCCAAGTGCAAGTAGGGAATACTAGTTATCAATTCGATTCTCAAAAAGATTTTGGTGCTTTGGATTGGGGACGCGGAGTTTGGACTTACAAAAATAGATGGTATTGGGGTTCCGTCTCATCATGGATAGGTGGAAAACCATTTGGTCTCAATTTAGGATACGGATTTACCGATAGAACTCCCGCATCTGAAAATGTTATTTTTTATGATGGAAAAATTCATAAACTGGATGAAGTGAATTTCATCATCGATACCAAAAATTATATGGCGCCTTGGAAGTTTACTTCAAATAACAACCGTTTGGATTTGGATTTTACACCGATTGTAGATAGAAATTCTTATATGAATTTTTTAGTCATCAAAACTGTGCAACACCAAGTATTTGGAATGTTCAATGGGACAGTAGTTTTGGATGACGGAAAAACTCTAAAACTTCAGAACATCCTCGGTTTTGCCGAAGACGTTCTAAATCATTATTAA
- a CDS encoding GMC oxidoreductase → MSQSIPKEQNYDYDFIIVGSGFGGSVSAYRLSQKGYKVLVIESGKRWKSTDFPKTNWSLRKYLWMPKLGFYGIQRINLLNDFLLVSGAGVGGGSLVYACTLYVPSSKVLNSPLYSKMGGEKSLLPYYDVAKHMLGVTENPQLWEPDQILLETAKTFGKEDTFRRTPVGIYFGNKKDPKDPFFGGDGPDRDPCNFCGGCMVGCRHNAKNTLDKNYLYLAEKLGAEILPETKVTSLVPLNEKGIPDPEASGEFGYELESNSTTGWFGYPKRKFRSKQVVLSAGVMGTVGLLLKMQFENKMIRLSEKLGDTVRTNSETVLPVTVPASKNVDYSRGIAITSSVHPDENTHIEPVRYSKGSDFFALLASVMTDGGGKFPRPLKFFWTMLRHPIYFLKAHNPVGFAKNSIILLVMQTVDNSVRLVRKRRIIWPFQRTITSALSTGEPTPTYIPIANAFTRKLAEIVGGIPRSSFNDTLLSAPLTGHIMGGCIVADSAERGVIDMENKVFGYENLRVCDASMLTVNLGVNPSLTITALSERAMSFVPTKDKTATQFLSFEIKKGFDKILSSHPKKSAVKKSTSVRTRVS, encoded by the coding sequence ATGAGTCAATCCATTCCAAAAGAACAAAATTATGATTATGACTTTATTATTGTAGGATCTGGTTTTGGAGGTTCCGTTTCTGCTTACCGATTATCCCAAAAAGGTTATAAAGTTTTAGTGATTGAATCAGGTAAAAGATGGAAATCAACCGACTTTCCAAAAACAAATTGGAGCCTTCGTAAATACTTATGGATGCCAAAGTTAGGTTTTTATGGAATCCAAAGAATCAACTTACTCAATGATTTTTTATTAGTGAGTGGGGCCGGTGTGGGAGGGGGATCTTTAGTGTATGCTTGTACATTATATGTCCCTTCTTCTAAAGTATTAAATTCTCCTTTGTATTCCAAAATGGGTGGGGAAAAAAGTTTATTACCATATTATGATGTTGCTAAACATATGCTTGGAGTTACAGAGAACCCACAACTCTGGGAACCAGATCAAATTTTATTAGAAACTGCTAAAACCTTTGGTAAAGAAGATACATTCCGAAGAACTCCTGTGGGAATTTATTTTGGAAACAAAAAAGATCCCAAGGATCCTTTTTTTGGCGGAGATGGTCCCGATCGAGACCCTTGTAATTTTTGTGGTGGTTGTATGGTCGGTTGTCGTCATAACGCAAAAAACACTCTCGATAAAAACTATTTATATTTAGCAGAGAAACTCGGAGCTGAAATTCTTCCTGAAACCAAAGTCACTTCCCTTGTTCCACTGAATGAAAAAGGAATACCTGATCCAGAAGCCAGTGGAGAATTTGGATATGAATTAGAATCCAATAGTACAACAGGTTGGTTTGGTTATCCGAAAAGAAAATTTCGTTCGAAACAAGTTGTTCTTTCTGCTGGAGTGATGGGCACTGTCGGCCTTTTACTCAAAATGCAATTTGAAAACAAAATGATTCGTTTGTCAGAAAAGTTAGGTGATACTGTTCGAACCAATAGTGAAACCGTACTACCTGTAACAGTTCCTGCCAGTAAAAATGTGGATTATTCTCGTGGGATTGCGATTACTTCCTCAGTTCACCCTGATGAAAACACACATATTGAACCGGTTCGGTACTCCAAAGGTTCTGATTTTTTTGCTCTCCTTGCCAGTGTGATGACTGATGGAGGTGGAAAGTTTCCAAGACCACTCAAATTCTTTTGGACAATGTTACGCCATCCCATCTATTTTTTAAAAGCTCACAATCCAGTTGGGTTTGCAAAAAATTCTATCATCTTACTTGTGATGCAAACTGTTGATAATAGCGTACGACTTGTACGAAAAAGACGAATCATTTGGCCTTTCCAAAGAACCATCACCTCAGCTCTGTCAACAGGTGAACCCACTCCAACTTATATTCCAATTGCCAATGCCTTCACAAGAAAATTGGCTGAGATCGTGGGCGGAATTCCTCGCAGTTCCTTCAATGACACTCTCCTCAGCGCTCCTTTGACAGGTCATATTATGGGTGGTTGTATTGTCGCTGACTCAGCAGAACGTGGTGTGATCGATATGGAAAACAAAGTATTTGGGTATGAGAATCTTCGTGTCTGTGATGCCTCCATGCTTACAGTAAACTTAGGTGTGAATCCGAGTTTGACCATCACTGCTCTTTCCGAAAGAGCCATGAGTTTTGTTCCCACCAAAGATAAAACTGCTACCCAATTTTTATCTTTTGAAATCAAAAAAGGTTTTGATAAAATCCTTAGTTCCCATCCGAAAAAATCGGCCGTTAAAAAATCGACTTCTGTGAGGACACGTGTATCATAA
- a CDS encoding ankyrin repeat domain-containing protein, whose product MSLIDVAKSGSIEDWETEVSAGADPNELDSYGTNALSWMLKMESAELFRHAILKGADPLSPYSIPGNVIFDVLSQNKESFLQILVDTVSVWKHSNHLLTRDKNGNTLFHLAVLESAESLWEVLFDSLTEEIVSLRNEEGRSIFLEAIVEDRMEIVAKLLSKFPEVIHHKDREGKTALHLVSERNLHEIGSYLLEEGNVSLEARDELGNTALFLSASADAVECLTDLLHVGANPFVWGENEESITRLLDREKFGHSFKTWKDFVIQKAILGAGYVRREEMIEFLRKEKPFKPEELAKAKLVDLI is encoded by the coding sequence ATGAGTTTGATAGACGTAGCCAAATCAGGAAGTATTGAAGACTGGGAAACAGAGGTCAGTGCCGGAGCTGATCCGAATGAATTAGATTCTTATGGAACCAATGCCCTCTCCTGGATGTTAAAGATGGAGAGTGCAGAACTCTTTCGCCATGCCATCCTTAAAGGAGCCGATCCTTTATCTCCTTATTCCATTCCAGGCAATGTCATCTTTGATGTGTTGAGCCAAAATAAAGAATCCTTTTTACAAATTTTAGTGGATACCGTTTCTGTTTGGAAACACTCAAACCATCTTCTCACTAGGGATAAAAATGGAAATACCCTCTTTCATTTGGCAGTCCTTGAGTCTGCTGAATCACTTTGGGAAGTTCTTTTTGATTCATTAACCGAAGAGATAGTTTCTCTACGAAATGAAGAAGGGAGATCGATTTTTTTAGAAGCAATAGTAGAAGACCGGATGGAGATTGTGGCAAAGCTTCTGTCAAAGTTTCCGGAAGTGATCCATCACAAGGACCGAGAAGGGAAAACAGCCCTCCATTTGGTTTCCGAGAGAAATTTACATGAGATAGGTTCTTATCTTTTAGAAGAAGGAAATGTTTCATTAGAAGCAAGAGACGAATTGGGAAACACTGCTTTGTTTTTATCTGCTTCCGCTGATGCCGTTGAATGTTTGACTGACCTTCTTCATGTTGGTGCCAATCCTTTTGTTTGGGGTGAAAATGAGGAATCGATCACAAGATTACTCGACCGCGAAAAATTTGGTCATTCATTCAAAACATGGAAAGATTTTGTAATCCAAAAAGCAATCCTCGGCGCAGGGTATGTACGCCGAGAGGAAATGATCGAATTTCTTCGAAAAGAAAAACCTTTCAAACCAGAAGAGTTAGCCAAAGCAAAGTTAGTTGATCTGATCTGA